The Microbulbifer hydrolyticus genome has a segment encoding these proteins:
- a CDS encoding HesA/MoeB/ThiF family protein, translated as MLSRKQLQRYSRQIMLPQIGETGQERLGAAKVMIVGLGGLGSPAALYLAAAGVGELHLVDGDHVEISNLQRQVLFKTNHRGKDKAQVAAQQLTAANPEIRVQAHCRMADAAWLAGFLKEGNFDLVLDCTDNLDIRHVINRVCRDAKVPVIMASVRGFSGQLVSFDFRSAGSPCYACLFPPQDRDNDLPEAENCSTVGVIGPALGIMGSAQALEAIKLLAGLTLSSLNRLQLFEAGTLEWRTLALPVSKTCPVCV; from the coding sequence ATGTTGAGTCGCAAGCAGCTGCAGCGCTACAGCCGTCAGATCATGCTGCCACAGATCGGAGAAACCGGTCAGGAGAGGCTTGGGGCGGCGAAGGTCATGATTGTGGGGCTGGGCGGCCTGGGTAGCCCGGCAGCGCTGTATCTGGCCGCTGCCGGGGTCGGTGAGCTGCATCTGGTGGATGGTGACCATGTCGAAATTTCAAATCTGCAGCGACAGGTTCTGTTCAAGACCAACCACCGCGGTAAGGACAAGGCGCAGGTCGCCGCCCAGCAACTGACCGCGGCCAACCCGGAAATTCGGGTGCAGGCCCACTGCCGCATGGCGGATGCGGCATGGCTGGCGGGGTTCCTGAAAGAAGGGAACTTTGACCTGGTCCTCGACTGCACCGATAACCTGGATATCCGCCATGTCATCAATCGTGTGTGTCGGGACGCGAAGGTCCCGGTCATCATGGCATCGGTGCGCGGCTTTTCCGGACAACTGGTGAGCTTTGATTTCCGCAGCGCAGGCAGCCCCTGTTACGCCTGTCTGTTTCCTCCCCAGGATCGCGATAATGACCTGCCGGAAGCCGAGAACTGTTCCACGGTCGGCGTCATTGGCCCGGCACTCGGGATTATGGGGAGTGCCCAGGCTCTGGAGGCGATCAAATTATTGGCCGGGCTGACACTGTCCAGCCTGAACCGGCTGCAGCTGTTTGAAGCCGGGACACTTGAGTGGCGAACACTGGCGCTGCCCGTAAGCAAGACTTGCCCTGTGTGCGTATAA
- a CDS encoding c-type cytochrome — protein MTLFTFTLLGCSESDPRSAAEPQPAAHDDAIEEVETQPVTELDQVHISEQLLDTYRTTCGNCHERGVVGAPKTGDVAAWAPRMARGMDTLVVHVREGYKTMPPAGLCYSCSDEDFAELIGYMATPK, from the coding sequence GTGACCCTATTTACCTTCACGCTCCTTGGTTGTTCGGAAAGCGATCCGCGATCCGCCGCTGAGCCACAGCCCGCGGCACACGATGACGCGATCGAGGAAGTGGAAACCCAGCCGGTCACCGAGCTTGACCAGGTGCATATTTCCGAACAGTTACTGGATACCTATCGCACGACTTGTGGCAATTGCCACGAGCGCGGCGTCGTAGGTGCACCCAAAACCGGTGATGTCGCCGCATGGGCGCCTCGTATGGCGCGGGGAATGGACACTCTGGTGGTGCATGTGCGGGAGGGGTATAAGACAATGCCTCCGGCCGGGCTTTGTTACAGCTGCTCCGATGAAGATTTCGCCGAGCTTATCGGTTATATGGCGACACCGAAGTAA
- a CDS encoding type IV pili methyl-accepting chemotaxis transducer N-terminal domain-containing protein, translated as MKYAFALILLFGLFPLNSSVIAAEATPTHTGFNMGDAINMAGRQRMLSQRITQAYILRGIQPQSEKHQQVFQRSMAEFERNLGQLLAFEPAAPVRSTLKRVQNEWQAFAAIARQPVNKFNAAELFKHSNTLLPAAHTYVMRLQALANHSSAELVNVSGRQRMLSQRIAKNYVAQFWGVAGSEGTKLLYEDLAEFEQMLAFLLQSPLNTPEITRNLRKTQGHLNYASRGFDGEMHMSEARQIHVVTGTTDIMLRNMNVVTGQYAELLNAVEIASR; from the coding sequence ATGAAATACGCTTTTGCCCTGATACTGCTGTTTGGGCTATTTCCATTAAACAGTAGCGTAATCGCTGCGGAAGCAACGCCAACCCATACCGGTTTCAATATGGGCGACGCCATCAATATGGCCGGCCGACAACGCATGCTCTCACAGCGGATTACCCAGGCGTATATCCTGCGTGGCATACAACCGCAGAGCGAAAAACACCAGCAGGTGTTCCAGCGTTCGATGGCCGAATTCGAGCGCAACCTGGGACAGCTGTTGGCCTTTGAACCGGCAGCACCGGTACGTAGTACGCTCAAACGGGTGCAGAACGAATGGCAGGCTTTCGCCGCAATAGCACGGCAACCTGTCAATAAGTTCAACGCGGCGGAGCTTTTCAAGCACAGTAATACCTTGCTACCCGCAGCACATACTTACGTCATGCGCTTGCAGGCACTGGCCAATCACAGCAGCGCAGAACTGGTAAATGTCTCGGGTCGTCAGCGCATGCTGTCACAACGGATCGCCAAAAACTATGTCGCGCAGTTCTGGGGCGTCGCAGGCAGTGAAGGAACAAAACTTCTGTACGAAGATCTGGCGGAGTTCGAACAGATGCTGGCATTCCTGCTGCAAAGCCCGCTGAACACCCCGGAAATCACGCGTAATCTCAGGAAAACCCAGGGGCACCTGAATTATGCGAGCCGTGGTTTTGATGGGGAAATGCATATGTCAGAAGCACGCCAGATTCATGTGGTTACCGGCACCACCGATATCATGCTGCGCAATATGAATGTAGTTACCGGCCAGTATGCAGAATTGCTGAACGCCGTCGAAATCGCATCCCGCTAA